Proteins from one Juglans microcarpa x Juglans regia isolate MS1-56 chromosome 1S, Jm3101_v1.0, whole genome shotgun sequence genomic window:
- the LOC121246457 gene encoding uncharacterized protein LOC121246457, translating into MGFSKEERSKRVLRGVKTMFFLITMLISLLLFSAPVLLVIADTLLPSALLSASLSPLPLSLQALTSHLQNYDFRYSLIDIPLISIIRSAIIICVYSLCDGPRLSRGPYLGITTMCSVLSLMFVSMKAAYVFGVSGSDRGGYVRATEVALFICSLALAVGHIAVAYKTSCRARRKLLVYKIDIEAVSACKNGILRYQKVLQERKGEANITTKEISL; encoded by the exons ATGGGTTTCTCAAAGGAAGAAAGATCAAAAAGGGTTTTGAGGGGTGTGAAGACTATGTTCTTCTTGATCACCATGCTTATTTCTTTGCTGCTTTTCTCAGCGCCTGTTCTTTTGGTTATAGCGGATACGCTGCTTCCATCTGCGCTCCTCTCTGCTTCTctttctcctcttcctctttcaTTACAAGCTCTCACTTCCCATCTGCAGAACTACGACTTTCGGTACTCCTTAATCGATATACCTCTCATATCCATTATAAGATCAGCCATCATAATCT GTGTTTACAGCTTGTGTGATGGGCCAAGGCTTTCACGAGGGCCGTATTTGGGAATCACGACGATGTGTTCGGTGTTATCTCTAATGTTTGTTTCGATGAAAGCTGCGTATGTTTTTGGCGTTTCGGGCAGCGATCGAGGAGGGTATGTCAGGGCAACGGAAGTAGCGTTGTTCATATGCTCTCTGGCTCTGGCTGTAGGGCATATCGCTGTGGCCTATAAAACAAGTTGCAGGGCGAGACGGAAGCTTCTGGTTTACAAAATTGACATTGAAGCT GTTTCAGCTTGCAAGAATGGGATTTTAAGGTATCAGAAGGTCttacaagaaagaaagggagaagcGAACATAACAACGAAGGAaatttcattataa